atgtccttactgattttctgtctccaGGATCTGACCATTTCTGAGTGTTGTTGAAGTCTCCAATTATGACAGtaattcatctatttctctttgtaACTCTATTAGTTTTTGCCTCATATAGTTTGACACACTGTTAAGGcacatacacattaaggattattatgtcttcttggagaattgacccctttatcattacagAATACccttctttatctctgataaCTTTCCCTGTTTGGAAGTCTGCTGTCTGAAATGTGGCTACTCCTGCTTTCCTTTGACTAGTGTTATCATGGTATACTTTCCTCCATCcgtttacttttaatctatatgggtctttatatttgaagtggatttcttgtagataacatatagttgggtcatgCTTTTTTAATCTACTCGGACAAtcttttaattgagcattttatatgattccattttctcttctttttagcaTATGGGTTAtacttctgtacttttttttcttagtggttgccctagagtttgcaatgtattatatatttacagCTAATCCAAGTCAATTTTcaaattattgggttggccaaaaatatgcacagaaaacccgaatgaactttttggccaagccaatactATGCCACTTCCTGTGTAACGTGCAGACTTACAGTTCCTCTCTCTGATCACCTGTATCATTGTTGGCACTCATTCCACTTATATAGCagctacacacaaacacacacacacacatatacgtatatataatatacactcatatatattcatacatgtaTAAGCATACAGAATTGAATATATTGTTGGTATTATTGTGAACAAACTGTTAATTCCTAGAtcaattaagaatttaaaaattaatttattccttctttgagctcttccttattttatgtagatccaagtttctgacctgtatcattttccttctctctaaagaacttcctttaacatttcctgCCAGGCAGTCTACTGGCCACAAATTCCCTcgacttttgtttttctgagaaggtctttatttctctttcatttttaagaataatttcaaagggtatagaattctaagttggtggggtttttctctcaacactttaaatatttcagtccACTTTCCTCTTGCTTTTGCACGATTTCTGAGGAGTCAGTTGTAGTTCTTATCTTTGTTATTTTGTAGGTAGGGTATTCCCCCCCTCAACCCTGCCGGTTTCTTTGAGGTTtctgtctttgattttctttagttTAAAAATGATACGTAAAGgtgtagattttttgttttatttattggcatttatcctgcttgatgttctctgagcttcctgtttTGGTGTCTGACATTTCAGTTGCGGAAATTGTCAGTCGTtattttaaatcttctgtttcttcctctttgttcCTTCCAATATTCCTATTATACAAGTTACACCTTATGTAATTGTCCCATAGATCTTGGACATTGTTTTTTCCAGTCTTTGTTCTCCCTGCTTTTTGCTTTTTGAGGATTCTACTGAGACATCCTCTAGCTCAGAggttctttcctcagccatgtccagtCTGCTAATAAGCCCACCAAAGGCTTCACTTCTGTCAGTGTTTCTTTATCTCAAGCCTTCCTTCTCAGCTCTTTTCGGGGAGTTCCGACTCTCTGCTCgcattgcccatctgttcttacATGTCGTCTACTTTATCCACGAGAGCCCTCAGCATATTGAACTTAATggttttaaattcccagtctgataattccaacatctctgcCATATCTGGTTCTGAACCTTGCTCtatctcttcaaattgtgttttttgccttttaccTGTGTAATTTTTTCCTGGTAGCCAGACATGATGTACTGGGTGAAAGGAACTGCTATAAATAGGCCTTAATAATGTGGAGGTGAGGTGTGGGAGAGGGGACGCCTTCTACGGTCCTGTGATCAGGCCTCAGTTCttttactgagcctgtgcctctggactgtgaacttcacaagtgtttctcagtCCTTTATCTCCCCTTGGTTGGGACGGGCTGCCCAGAGAGGCTGGAGCTGGGCATTTCCCTTCCCctggtcagttaggctctgataacaCCCCAGCAGGTCAGGCTCTGGTTAACAAGTTTCCCTTGAGAGCAGCCTTGTTAAGGGGAGCAGAGTGCTCTGTCGCGGTAGGAAATggttccttccctccccctgcagAAAGCTTGAGGGGGCTTTGCTGATATTTACTTGGGAACCTGCTCAGGCTCCAGGGGTAAATCTCACAGTATTGTGTGGGCTCCCTCATGACTGGGTCCCccggagttttttgtttttttttttttttttttgtggtacgcgggcctctcactgttgtggcctctcccgttgcggagcacaggctccggatgcgcaggcccagccgctccgtggcatatgggatcctcccggaccaggccacgaacccatgtcccctgcattggcaggcggactctcaaccactgcgccaccagggaaggcccccccATAGGTTTTAACTCTCACAGTTGCTGACAACTTTGAGTCTCCTGAAATCCATCAACTGCAGTTTAAGTTTTTCTGCCCCAGAACTGGTTTCCCAGGCCAGGTTGCACTCCTGACTCTCTACTCTGGTAAACCATGATTCACTGTACTTGCCTGTCTCCCCAGTCTTGGGTGCAACAGTTTGACTTGTGTCCGCCAGGAAGAGTTTTTGATTTTTCAGATTGTTCtgctttttacttgttaggatggAGTTGCAATTTCCAAGCTCCTCACATGCAGATATCAAAActggaagtatatatatatgtgtgcgaatgtgtatatatataatttttttttcttttttaacgtaTTAGTCTCTTAAACatgggggagaaaaaaaccaaaagtgGAGTTACAACGCACTTCACAATACTAGGTTTTGTAGCTGCGTATATATTTACCTCTCTGAACACTTTATTTCTTCACATGGCTTTGAGTCACTGTCTGATGTCCCTTCATCTCACCTGCAGGGCTCCCTTGAGCATTTCTTGCAGGGCAGGTCTAGTGGTCActaactccctcagcttttgcgtATCTGGGATTGTCTTCATTTCTCCCtcgttttatttttggctgtgtcacgcggaatacaggatcttagttcccagagcagggatcaaacccatgccccctgcagtggaagtgtggcgtcttaaccactggactgccagagaaatccctctccctcatttttgaaggatagtttagCCAGATATAAAATTCCTgatcaacaatttttttttctcttagcactttgaatatatcagccCACTGTCTTCTGGGCTccaaggtttctggtgagaaatctGCTAATATCTTATTGATGATCCTTGTGTGTGGTGAGTCACTTCTCTtgatgctttcaagattctctgcCTTTCGACAGTTTGATTATATAACGTGTCTcagtgtgggtctctttgagttcatcttactTGAAGTTcatgagcttcttggatgtttatatttgtgtctttcatcaaatttgggaagttatCGGCCATTATATCTTCACATATTCTTTCGGCCCCCACCCAtagcttcttcctctgggactccCACAGTACGTATGTTGGCTTGCTTAGTGGTGCCCACATATCCCTtagctctgttcacttttcttcaatcttttttctgtttctcaaactTGATGATTTCCATTGTACTATATTCAGAGTTGCTGATTCTTTATTCATTCTGCTTAAATCTGCCTTTGAATCTTTCTAGTGACAATTTCCATCTCAgttgtacttttcagctccaaatttcattttggttttttaggttttctatgtctttattgatatttccacctttttcatacattattttcttgactttctccatGTCCTATgtagttctttgagcatctttaagacTGCTGTTTTAAAGTCTCTGTCCAGTATATCCACCATCAGGTCTTTTTGCAGGGAGAGactgttgaattatttttttccttcggGTAAATAGTATTTTGaccatactttcctgtttctttgtatgccttgcGACTTTTTTGTTGTGCACTGGacattttcatttaacaatttggtgactctggaaatcagattcttccTCTTCCCTAGGCTTTGTGCTTTccctaggttttgtttttgtctttgtgccAAGGGTCAGCCTGAGGCGTAAAGTTAATGTCTTCTTAAGTGTTTTCTGAGCCGTTCCCTGGGCACAAGTAGTCACATTCTAATTCTCCCCGTAtatgcagttatttttatatgtccttagtctttaatgtctggctcctgaaaggggaaaagcaaaaaatacagGGGATTAAAAAAGGGCTctggggactgccctggtggcgcagtggttgggaatccacctgccaatgcaggggacacgggtttgatccctggtccaggaagatcccacatgccgcagaacaactaaagccgtgcactgcaactactgagcctgtactctagagcccgtgagccacaactactgagcccatgtgccataactactgaatcccgtgtgcctagagcccgtgctccacaaaaagagaagccaccgtgatgagaagcccacgcaccgcaacgaagggtagcccccactcgccgcaactagagaaagcccgtgcgcaacaatgaagacccaatgcagccaaaagtaaataaataaaaaatatttttttagaaaaagggcTCTGGCCCTTTAAATCCCCTGGAAGACACTCGAGGAGAGGCAGAGGGTCTTGCAACAATGCAGGGGTGCGGGGTCGGGGTCGGTACAACAACAATGGCGTCTGCCTCTTTCTCTGCACCTGTGAGATCAGAAGCAGTGATGAGCTATCAGAGCACAGATCCCCAGTATCTGGAGGACAGGGTCCTTTCTTTCCCCGCCCTGGCTCCTGTAAGCTGTGTGCAAGCTGCTCCAGGACCCATGCTCAGCTGCCTGCCAggtggctggggctgggggtggggcgctGCCACCCTGCAAGTCTCCCCTGGGGGTTACAAGCCTTCTGTATTCTCCAGCGTTCCCGACAGTTACGGCAGACCGGTTCCGGCAGGGGATGGGGACTTGCGGTGCTCCTACTGCGCCATCTTCCCAGACCCTTTCTCGTTCTGACACTAATGGATTTGTCTTAATTGAACTATAACTGACATACGATGTAGGTATACcacagtgattcgatatttttatacgTTATAAAAACGATCACAGTAAGTCTAGctaccatctgtcaccacaccAAGCTTTTCCAGTATTACTGACTATAtgccctatgctgtacattacaaccTGGTGGCTCATTCTGTCAATGGAAGTTTgtgcctcttcctctccctcacctgTTTCACTCATCCCTCATCCTCTCCCTTCTGGAAACTACCAGTTTattctctgtacctatgagtgtgttcctgtttcattttgtttttagattccacatttgcgtgaaatcatgtggtatttgtctctctctgtccaacttatttcacttagcataacactcTCCAGATCtatccattttgttgcaaatggcaagatttttttatggctaagtaatattccattgtgtgtatatatatatatatatatatatatatatatacacatatatatatatacacacaccatatcttctctatccattcatctgttgatggacacttgggttgctcccatatcttgcaatcataaataatgttgctatgacatgggggtacatatatcttttcaaattagtgtttttgcctTCAGAAGAATATCCAGGAGTGGGATGCTGAGTCATACGGTAGCATGTGAtgttttgaggagcctccatactcttttccacagcggctgctcTTCCCCTCCAGCACCACAGGCTGCACAGCACTCGCTCTGAACACAAGGCCCGGAGAGTTCTCATACATCACTGCCGCTATCAGAAATGCTGTTGTAAGAATTACTCCTCCACTTCCCCTGGGTCCCACCTGGGGCTAAGGTGAAAGTCCAAAGGCTGCATGAATGTGGTTTCTGTGTATGTTGGCCCCCAAGAGTAGGACTGTTTTATTATCCTAAGAATAAAAAGCCAGTGTCCTCCAGCAGTAGAAAATtgcaaataaaaagtttaatttcagAAACTGGGTTCACCATTTATAAATACACTAAAACGTAGTCGATGCAAATTCAGATTAACAACAGGTACAGTATCTGAACAAAACGCCAACTTTTCTAAAAGGCCACAGGCAAATCAGTGACTTGTTTCACCCAGAGTATTTACCTGGTtcgaaataagaaaatgaacccTTTTCTAGACACTGAGGCAAAAACTTTGAAGACGTATTATTGTTAAAAAAACCTGATGACTGATACTCCATTTTGATGTCCTTGGGATTCTAAAATATCCCATTGATGGCTGAATCTTCcctattatcaaaaacaaaatctaaacacCTAAGGCTATTCTTACAACTGTATTATAGCAATCTTCTTCCCTGTGAATAAGCCACCTCTTCTAAAAAGGACTGTATACATAATTTGATCGAATTGGGGGTCAGTGCACAAATTTCAAGATAGCTTCATGGTGTAGAGCCACTGAGTCAGAGGCTTGGAGATTCCATCAACAGGATGCTGTAAACGTGTCACGCTGTGCACTAGCTACACAGCAGGCACCACCGGCGCTCACTGTGAATGGCGGGGATGTGTCCGAGCTAACAGCCCACGTGGCACCGAGGGCAAACCCCTGAAACGGCAGTGCTCTCTCCCCTGAACCCTACATGACTGACATTCCGGGATACGTGTGAGTGCAGGCTTGTCTTCGAAAGCCACGTCTCTGTCGTGTAAACAGTCACCTCCCAGAACACTCGCCGTCCCCTGAACGTACTTTGGAGCCTGCAGCCAGGAACTGCTCAGTCGGGATGGCTTGAACTCCACCTCCTGTACACAGGTTTTGTCTGACAGCCACAAGAGCGGTTTTGTTGCAATTAAAGCAATTTTAAACTAAAGTACAGTACCTGATTTGTGGTTTTTACATAATCGAATAAAGAGCCTACTGAATAAAACTGCTTATATCTCCTCCGCCATTCTAGTAAAACAAACTCCTAAcccccaacttttaaaaaattttacagttacGAATGAAAACCTAATCATTGTATTTCATAACTGACAAGACAGGCTGTTTCTACTGGACTTCTTAAAAAACACACCGTGGTACCTGGCCTGAAGGACTGGGTAAGGCACATGTGGACATGACGGCGAGGGCCGGGACGGGAACCTCCCGTGGATGTGGACCTGAGCGCCCGGCCTGCTGTCCCGCAGGGCCCCGACCGCAGCGAGCCGCCAGCCCGGGACAGATGCTGCTTCTCGTCTGGTGGCTCCACCGTGAGCTTCAATACTGGAAGCATATTAAGGGAAGATTCactttcagaaaaataagtttctCGAAATGCTCCATCGTGAGCCGGGACTGGCCAAAGCTGCCGTTCTCAGTGGGTGTGCTGAACAGCCTCTCGGAGGGAACGATGCTCGGGGGGCAGCCCAGAAACCGCACGGCCAAGGTGGAGAGGCCCGGCCAGGCCGCCCTCTTCAGGTTCCAGTAGGCGAGCGGGTCACAGCTGTGCTCCAGCACCTCCTCCTCCAGGTACGCGAGCACCATGTCCTCCGGGACCTTCGTCCTCCCTCTGGGCTCGGTCTTCTTCATCTTGGCCATGAGTGACCACAGGCTCTCCTCGCCGGCACAGTCTCGCGGTGGGGAGCCCGGGTCGCATCCGTTGGAGACGGGCGTGGGCTCTGAGGTAGAATTCAGCGtttctagttccctgatcaagtCCTGCTTATACTGCTCCGCCTCCTcctcagagaagagggaggcTTTGTAGCGCGGGTCCAGCAGGGTGGCCAGCACGTACCTGGGGTCGTGGAGGGTGGCGGACAGGCGGCTCACCATGGCCTCCCTGAGGGACTTGAGCATGGTGTCGATGCCCATGGTCTCCTCAAACAGCATCTCCACCCTCCTGTTGAGGATGTGGATCATGGGGATGACCTGGCTGAGCGTGGACACGTGGGTGCTCATCTCCCGCCTGGCGGCGTCGAAGGGCTTCAGCGCATGGCAAACGGACTGCATCACCTCCCACTGGTCGCAGCTGATGAGCTCCCGGAAGTTACACTCGACAGACAGCTCGTTCACCGCCCTCTTCTGCTCGATAAGCCGCTCCAGCATGTGAAACGACGTGTTCCACTTGGACGGGAcgtcctggaggaggtggtggggcGGCAGCTCGTACTCTTTCTGCAGCTCCGCCAGCTTTGCTTTCGCCCGGGGCGACCGGTGGACCCGTTCGCATATTTTCCGTGCGGTGCTGAGTAGGTTCTGGACCATCCTCTGGCTCTTGATGGCCTCGCTGACGATGAGGCTGACCGTGTGACTGAAGCACTGCACGCTCGAGCGGGCCCCCTCGTTCAGGGCCTTCCCTATGCTGGGGCTGTCGGTGACCGTGATGCCCACCTGCAGGCCAGTGGACGTCACCCAGGCCTCCCACCAGCACTCCAGCTGCTTCTGGACGCTGCCGCCGCTGTAGTCGCAGTCGACCTGCGACACGTCCAGCAGCGCCGAGCAGTGGTGGTCCTCGCGGTGCGGTCGGGCCGACGACTCAAAGGTGACCCAGTGGGCGGTGAGGGTCAGGTACTCCCGGGTCTGGCTGCTCATCCAGATTCCAGACGTGAAGTGGACCACACCGCTCTCGGCTTCCTGGAGATGTGACATGATGATGTGTTTCACATTGTCGTACATACCTGGGATGGCCGTCCTGGAGAAGTAGGACGGAGGGGGCAGAGAGTACTGAGGTTTCAAGTATCCGAGCAGCCTATTGAAGCCAACGTTGTCCACAAACGAGTACGGCTGGAGGTCAAGTGCGATCATTTCAGCAACGAGACTTGTTATTTTTTTGGCAACTGGATGCGAATCATAAAACTTCTCGTTGGTGTCATCGCAGGAGGAGGCGCCTGCCGACTCGGAGCTCAGGGGCCCACGGGCACCAGGAGGGGAGGGTGGCGCCGTCCTGGGGGCGTCGGGCTTCAGCACGCCACCGTGGAACCGCTGTAGGTGCCTCAGGAGACAGCTGGTGCCCAGGTTGGTCGGCTTCTTGCCTCTGCTGATGGTCCGGCCACAGTGCAAGCACACGACCTTCGTGGGGTCTGCGGAGCAGATAGAAAAGTGATTCCACAACTTGGAGGTCTTTTTGCTGTTGACAGGAAACACAACTTGATTGTTTTTTGTGACCATGGTCGGCAGGTCAGTTAATCTGGAGGAGGAAGTTTCCGCAGAAGCCAAGGTGGCGTATGGCGAATTCGCCAAGCTGGCCCCCAGAAAGCCCTTCTGGTTCCCAACGACCTCCGGGTGGCGCCTGTAGAGATGCCGCATCAAACAGCTCGTGCCCACGTCGCCCTTCTTGCCCCGGCTGATGACGCAGCCACAGTGCCTGCACACGGCCTTGAGGCTGTCCGTGGGGGCCAGCGAGAAGTGATGCCAGACTTCCGACTTCAGCCTCCTCATGACCTTCTTGTTCTGCTGGAACACGGCACCGGACTCGAGTGGGCGAGGGCTGGGCGTGTCGCCCGGCTGCTTCTCGGGAGAGGACGCCCACGAGGCCTCACCCACGTCAGAGGAGGAGGACAACGCCCACGTGTCTTCCACCTGCGTGTCTCCGAGGTTCCAGTGTGCTGGCGGGTCCTCCGCCAGCCGGTCGGGGGAGGAGGGCGCAGAGGCGGAGTCCTGCACCGGCTTCCCCGGAGACGAGGACGTGGGGCTGGGCTCTCCGTCAGGCGGCGGCGGGGTGGGCAGCAGGGTTGGGGGTGCGGAGTAGGGGGGCGGCACGCCGGCGCCCCCGCCGTTCTCCCGAAGCACGATGGCACGGTGCGCCCGCCACATGTGCCTGATGAGGCAGCTGGTGCCCAGGTCCTTCCCGTTCTTGCCCCGGCTGAACTCGTTCATGCAGTGGATGCACACGGCCTTGGAGTTGTCCAGGGGCGACAGGTAGAAGTGCTTCCAGACGGCAGACCTCCTCCTGGACCCGGATGCGCTCCTGGGCAGGGGGAGGTTTTTCTCAGCCCCATTCTCTGCAGGCTCGTCGCAGTGAAggctggagggctggggaggCGGCCCCGCCAGGGCTTCATCCCTGCTGTACCTCTCAGAGACTGACACGTCAGAGGGGGCCTCTTCGGAAGAAACCACAGAGCCAAGTTCCTCTGTCACCTGATGGGGAGATGGGCTCTTAGAGGCCGTTCTGGGGACGAGTTTGCCAGGTGACAGGACGGTGCCCGGGTCTCCGGCATCAGTGGGCGGCGGGAGCCGCGGcagaggagcagggaggggggCCGGGGCCGGCGCGCTGCCGTTTTCCTCCACAAGAACGGTGGGGTGTGCCCGCCTCACATGCCGCATCAGACAGCTGGTGCTCAGGTCCTTCTCGTTCTTGCCCCTGCTGAACTCCTTCATGCAGTACGTACAGATGGCCTTCGTGCTATCCCGGGGTGAGATGAAAAAATGCTTCCAAGCCGGGGACTTCTTCCTGGAGCTGATGCCGCGGCCGGAGAGCAGGCTCTGCGTCACGGCCTCCATGGCCACGCTGTACAGGGTGCTGTTATACTGTGACAATAGGGCCCCGTAGTCGTCCTCGGGGTCAGGAGAGACGCGCCTCCCCGGGGGCTGGCAGCCACAGCTCgcctctctgccctctgcccgTTCATCCCCGCTGCCAGCCCGTTTCCTGTTCTCCTGCTCGTTTCTAAAGTCCATTCTTTCCAAACTGTGGTCAGCGATGTGATCGTcatcttcctcttctattttaaaatgtatctgatCAGAAGCAAAGTCCCCACCCGCTTCGGGACGCGTCTCCTGGTGACTCTCCATGACTGACCATAACTATTCTGGCTGCCTCACGATGCTGACCGCCTGGGCTGGTAGAAAACTGAGGCAAACGCTCCTCTGTGCCTCCAAATGTACATTATCTCCAGTTCTTTCAAGAGAATCCTATCTTCCGGGATGCTCATGAATATGGCTAATCATACATCTCACTGAGGAGTAGACCAGGGAACTGGTGAGCGCGTCATCAGGGTGCGGACCGCTGCCTTCCAGAAGTTCTACTCTTAAACACTCCACGGTGCAGACACGCATTCACGCCGCGGGGACCTGCTTGTCTCAGACACAGGATCGCCGTCATCTTGGTGGCACAGCGATCCTTCTGCATTATCTACAGAAGAGGAGATCAAGTCAGACACTGGACTCAGTCACATTTCAAATCTACACTGTCATGGATATACGAGTCTCAGTGTATGCAGAGTAAGGAATTCCATAAtgggaaattaaaacagaaaagtctGTTCCTTGACTTTTTTACAAACCAGTTACACAATGAAAGTACCCTCTAAATAGACATGTCCCccaagaagacaaacagatggccaaacggcacgtgaaaagatgctcaacgtcaccaatcgttagagaaacgcaaatcggAACTACAATGAGGTCCCACCTCCCacctgtcagaacggccatcatcaaaaagtctacaaataacaaatgctggagagggtgtggagaaaagggaaccctcctacactgtgggtgggaatgtaaattggtgcagccactatggagaacagtatggaggttccttaaaaagctaaaaatagaattaccatgtgatccagcaatcccactcctgggcatatatccaaagaaaaccacaggTGAAGATACaggcatcccagtgttcatagctaCACTACTTACAGGAGCCAGGACATGGGAACAACGTAACGTCCACCgacagaaaatggataaagaaggtgtggtccATATACACGATGGaacatcactcagccataaagaagagtgAAATAAAGCCActggagcaacatggatggacctggagatgatcatactaagtgaagtcaggaagagaaagacaaatatcgtaagatatcacttatatgtggaatctaaaaaaatgatacaaatgaacttatttacaaaacagaaatagactctcggacatagaaaacaagcttatggttaccaaaggggaaaggtaggcgGGAGGGAaaatcaggaatttgggagtaacatatacacattactatatatccAAAAGGTGAGAAAAAGATGGTAAAGAGAAAATACTAAGACTTGGTAAGGTCCATCAATCTAATTTTAGCCCTTCTAGTTAGTAGGTATGTAAAGGTATCTTATTCCGGCCTTACTGGCAATGTCCTTAAGGACTGATAATGTTGAACATTTTACGTGTGTATTTGCCATTAGGTCCATCAATCTAATTTTAGCCCTTCTAGTTAATAGGTATGTAAAGGTATCTTATTCCGGCCTTATTGGCAATGTCCTTAAGGACTGATAATGTTGAACATTTTACGTATTTGCCATTTGCTTCTCTCCGTTGGTGAAGCATCTGTTCACGTGTTTTGCCCACGTTTTCACAGATTGTGTATTTTCTTAGAGTTCTTTACATGCCTGGAAAGAAGCcctttatcaggtatatgattctagtctgtagcttgtcttttcattctcttaacagtatttttggaaaagaaatgcCCTTAATTTTAGTGAAGTCCAATTTACCAATTTGTTCTTTCATGGACTGTACTTTTGGGGTTGTATCTaagaaagattttctcctgtgttttctagaagttttatattttatacttggATCTTTGAAAGATTCAAATTCATTGTTTGCATATGAATATCTAATTGTGcaaacaccatttgttgaaaagaccatccttcTGAACAAAAGGATGCCTTTGTAACTTTGCTGAAAGTTCGTTGCATGTGAGCGCCTATGCTCATACGATTTGTCCACGAATGTCGGCAGCGAGCCGGTTACGTATATAAACATGATGTGTGTGTTGGACAAACTGTACCCTTTAAATGAGTGCAGTTTATTGTATGCCAATCGCACCCAATGTGAAAACGCATGAAATATGCATGTACACTGGTCTGTGCCCCCGGTTTCTgccacagagctcctaaaacccttggcaGTTCCTGAGTGACAGGAACATCTCTTGTTCTAACGAGGTGACTCCTGGATGGAGGCCCAAGACCAGAAAGAGCCGCGGCCAGAAACTTGGGACTCTCagccacacccccaccccccaggacgggctggagactgagttaaTACTGATCACGCCCATGTGATGAAACCACTATAGAATCCCAGTTGTCCCGGGGTTAGGGGAACTGCTGGGCTAGTGAACACAACCACGTGTCGGGCGGGTGACGCACCCCAACTCCGGGAGGACAGAAGCCCCTGCActcaggaccctcccagacctcgccCTGTGCATCTTCACGTGGCTGTTCACCTGTGTCCCTTATCGTATCCTTTTCCTACAGTAAAGCAATACATGTCAGTAAGggttccctgagttctgtgagccacccTAGCACTTTATTGTGGGAACCCAGACTTAAGCCGTTGGTCAGAAATACAGG
This genomic stretch from Phocoena phocoena chromosome 11, mPhoPho1.1, whole genome shotgun sequence harbors:
- the ZBED4 gene encoding zinc finger BED domain-containing protein 4 — translated: MESHQETRPEAGGDFASDQIHFKIEEEDDDHIADHSLERMDFRNEQENRKRAGSGDERAEGREASCGCQPPGRRVSPDPEDDYGALLSQYNSTLYSVAMEAVTQSLLSGRGISSRKKSPAWKHFFISPRDSTKAICTYCMKEFSRGKNEKDLSTSCLMRHVRRAHPTVLVEENGSAPAPAPLPAPLPRLPPPTDAGDPGTVLSPGKLVPRTASKSPSPHQVTEELGSVVSSEEAPSDVSVSERYSRDEALAGPPPQPSSLHCDEPAENGAEKNLPLPRSASGSRRRSAVWKHFYLSPLDNSKAVCIHCMNEFSRGKNGKDLGTSCLIRHMWRAHRAIVLRENGGGAGVPPPYSAPPTLLPTPPPPDGEPSPTSSSPGKPVQDSASAPSSPDRLAEDPPAHWNLGDTQVEDTWALSSSSDVGEASWASSPEKQPGDTPSPRPLESGAVFQQNKKVMRRLKSEVWHHFSLAPTDSLKAVCRHCGCVISRGKKGDVGTSCLMRHLYRRHPEVVGNQKGFLGASLANSPYATLASAETSSSRLTDLPTMVTKNNQVVFPVNSKKTSKLWNHFSICSADPTKVVCLHCGRTISRGKKPTNLGTSCLLRHLQRFHGGVLKPDAPRTAPPSPPGARGPLSSESAGASSCDDTNEKFYDSHPVAKKITSLVAEMIALDLQPYSFVDNVGFNRLLGYLKPQYSLPPPSYFSRTAIPGMYDNVKHIIMSHLQEAESGVVHFTSGIWMSSQTREYLTLTAHWVTFESSARPHREDHHCSALLDVSQVDCDYSGGSVQKQLECWWEAWVTSTGLQVGITVTDSPSIGKALNEGARSSVQCFSHTVSLIVSEAIKSQRMVQNLLSTARKICERVHRSPRAKAKLAELQKEYELPPHHLLQDVPSKWNTSFHMLERLIEQKRAVNELSVECNFRELISCDQWEVMQSVCHALKPFDAARREMSTHVSTLSQVIPMIHILNRRVEMLFEETMGIDTMLKSLREAMVSRLSATLHDPRYVLATLLDPRYKASLFSEEEAEQYKQDLIRELETLNSTSEPTPVSNGCDPGSPPRDCAGEESLWSLMAKMKKTEPRGRTKVPEDMVLAYLEEEVLEHSCDPLAYWNLKRAAWPGLSTLAVRFLGCPPSIVPSERLFSTPTENGSFGQSRLTMEHFEKLIFLKVNLPLICFQY